The Nicotiana tabacum cultivar K326 chromosome 14, ASM71507v2, whole genome shotgun sequence genome contains a region encoding:
- the LOC107805816 gene encoding CBS domain-containing protein CBSCBSPB3 isoform X2, with protein MAARRVDAVLLTDANALLSGIVTDKDIATRVIAEELRPEQTIISKVMTRNPIFVTADSLAIEALQKMVQGKFRHLPVVENGEVIAILDITKCLYDAISRMEKAAEQGSAIAAAVEGVERQWGNNFLAPSAFIETLRERMFKPSLSAIVSENTKVAIVCPSDPVYVAAKKMRELRVNSAIISVGNKIQGILTSKDILMRVVAQNLSPELTLVEKVMTPSPECATLETTILEALHIMHDGKFLHLPVLDRDGCAVACIDVLQITHAAISMVESSSGAVNEVANTVMQKFWDSALNLEPPDDFDTLSEMSMSQLMMSEGTEAGKSGYPSLGLGNTFAFKFEDLKGRVHRFSFGSENLVELVTVVMQRLGAVDEQNRPQLLYEDDEGDKVLLTTDSDLVGAVNHARSVGLKALRLHLDYYDVNQEKSAPELSTTSVEKDGWISLHMGIFAGAVVLTSVGVFAYLKRTNTW; from the exons GATATTGCGACTAGGGTTATAGCTGAGGAGTTGAGGCCTGAGCAAACAATTATCTCGAAGGTCATGACCAGGAACCCTATTTTTGTGACTGCAGATTCATTGGCTATTGAAGCGCTTCAGAAGATGGTGCAAG GTAAATTTCGTCATCTTCCTGTTGTGGAAAATGGTGAAGTTATAGCAATACTGGATATTACAAAATGCCTTTATGATGCAATATCAAGGATGGAGAAAGCTGCAGAACAGGGAAGTGCAATTGCTGCAGCTGTTGAAGGAGTTGAACGGCAGTGGGGAAATAACTTCTTGG CTCCATCTGCATTCATAGAAACATTGAGGGAGCGGATGTTCAAGCCCTCTTTGTCAGCCATTGTTTCTGAAAATACTAA GGTGGCAATAGTATGCCCCTCAGATCCTGTGTATGTTGCTGCTAAGAAGATGCGAGAATTACGGGTCAACTCAGCTATAATTTCAGTTGGAAACAAAATTCAGGGGATATTGAC CTCAAAAGATATTCTTATGCGTGTTGTAGCACAAAATCTATCCCCTGAGCTGACACTGGTGGAAAAG GTAATGACACCAAGCCCTGAATGCGCAACATTAGAGACAACAATACTTGAGGCTCTGCATATAATGCATGATGGGAAGTTTCTGCACCTTCCTGTTCTAGATAGAG ATGGATGTGCCGTCGCCTGCATAGACGTGTTGCAGATAACTCATGCAGCTATATCTATG GTGGAGAGCAGCTCTGGTGCTGTCAATGAAGTGGCCAATACTGTGATGCAGAAGTTTTGGGATTCGGCACTTAACCTGGAGCCACCAGACGATTTTGATACGCTCAG TGAGATGTCTATGTCTCAATTGATGATGTCAGAAGGGACAGAAGCTGGAAAATCTGGATATCCATCTTTGGGTCTTGGAAATACATTTGCTTTTAAATTTGAGGACCTTAAAGGTCGTGTCCACAGATTTAGTTTTG GCTCAGAGAATTTAGTGGAGCTTGTTACTGTGGTTATGCAAAGGTTAGGTGCAGTAGATGAACAAAATCGTCCTCAACTTTTG TATGAAGATGATGAAGGCGATAAAGTTCTGCTGACAACTGATAGTGATCTTGTTGGTGCAGTTAACCACGCCAGATCAGTGGGACTAAAG GCCTTAAGATTGCATCTAGACTACTATGATGTAAACCAAGAAAAATCAGCGCCAGAATTGAGTACTACCTCTGTCGAGAAAGATGGATGGATTTCACTGCACATGGGGATTTTTGCCGGCGCTGTTGTGCTAACAAGTGTTGGTGTATTTGCCTACTTGAAGCGCACCAATACATGGTAA